In Deltaproteobacteria bacterium, the genomic stretch GGAGAAAAAGATCGTCCTATAAGTGCACGGTTTTTTTATGCGTCTATCCGAAGACCGAATCTCGCATATTTGTCTCAAAATCCACGACCGTCTCTATCTGGACGAGCTGGTGGACTATACCGACGAGGACGAGGCGCTCCGCGTAATCAAAAAAACGATGACCGATTTTCTGGCGATGGACGATCATATCGACGACTTTGTCCGCGAAAAAATCCGCTCCATCAAGCGGGGCATTGTGGAAGGC encodes the following:
- a CDS encoding DUF507 family protein; the protein is MRLSEDRISHICLKIHDRLYLDELVDYTDEDEALRVIKKTMTDFLAMDDHIDDFVREKIRSIKRGIVEG